One stretch of Cryptococcus neoformans var. neoformans B-3501A chromosome 5, whole genome shotgun sequence DNA includes these proteins:
- a CDS encoding hypothetical protein (HMMPfam hit to Pkinase, Protein kinase domain, score: 151.2, E(): 2.2e-42) translates to MAQSAASACGPSNMVGSVHLADVQGVSREINPYDRNGMFVGAHTICRMFPSSLVPSFTQPAIVFQRPTPPPLAVPSSVQHASSATNSLSASQASQATSVLTDDEEDLEDYRPGGYHPVNIGDEFNNGRYRIVRKLGWGHFSTVWLARDNVANRHVALKVVKSDGHYTETALDEIQLLQRVVSSAPGHAGRHHVLDLLDSFRHTGPNGSHVCMVFEVLGENLLGLIKRYQHRGVPQHIVKQIAKQVLLGLDYLHRECRIIHTDLKPENVLICIDDVESVVQAELASCPAAVPTKLVGVPPSQGRLGNQTPRKDGIFIVGSQPLPSPSSSYSSSPMLDKYGFGMSKISGASAAKAGNQPSGVGGPSYPPTQPKKSATTEAIGTDLENVKLGEGSSLKWEKTATPAPAPPKGPSLLSQQLHHPPASPPLNPSVPSGSASVSTNHTINTATDETEVSTPATTPDHVTRLSDERAPEAGDPTTLPPPFPYDPVSLERITVKIADLGNACWVDHHFTNDIQTRQYRCPEIILGTRWDESVDMWSAACLFFELLTGDYLFDPQPGVKYDKDDDHIAQIMELLGEMPRSLALSGKYSHEIFNRRGELRHINRLRFWPLTSVLKEKYLMEHEDAELLSSFLMPMLAYLPGQRAKASDLLNHPWLEGVVVQGELEMAQSLHKS, encoded by the exons ATGGCACAATCGGCCGCCTCTGCCTGCGGTCCGTCGAACATGGTAGGTTCAGTCCACTTGGCAGATGTTCAGGGTGTCTCGCGTGAGATCAATCCATATGACCGGAATGGGATGTTTGTTGGAGCTCACACGATATGCCGGATGTTCCCATCCTCACTGGTTCCCTCTTTCACCCAACCTGCCATTGTTTTCCAA CGTCCcacacctcctcctctggcTGTACCCTCCTCCGTCCAACACGCTTCTTCCGCCACTAACTCTCTCAGCGCTTCCCAAGCTTCTCAAGCCACATCCGTTCTTAcagacgacgaggaggatcTCGAAGATTATAGACCAGGAGGTTATCATCCGGTTAACATTGGTGACGAATTTAACAATGGACGGTATAGAATTGTGCGGAAATTGGGATGGGGTCATTTTTCGACTGTTTGGCTGGCTAGAGATAACGT CGCAAACCGTCATGTTGCTCTCAAAGTAGTCAAATCTGACGGACACTACACCGAAACAGCTTTAGACGAAattcagcttcttcaacggGTCGTCAGTTCTGCACCTGGCCACGCCGGACGGCATCACGTCCTCGACCTTCTCGATAGTTTCCGCCATACAGGACCTAACGGTTCTCACGTCTGCATGGTCTTTGAAGTCCTTGGTGAAAACCTCTTGGGCTTAATCAAGCGGTATCAACACCGAGGCGTTCCTCAACATATCGTCAAACAAATCGCTAAACAAGTCTTGCTCGGTCTCGACTATCTCCATCGCGAATGCCGTATCATCCATACTGATCTGAAACCTGAAAATGTCCTGATCTGTATCGACGACGTCGAGTCTGTCGTGCAAGCCGAACTTGCAAGCTGCCCCGCTGCCGTCCCAACCAAACTCGTCGGtgttcctccttcccaaGGCCGATTAGGTAACCAAACACCTCGAAAAGAtggcatcttcatcgtTGGATCTCAACCACTGCCTAGTCCTAGCTCAAGCTACTCAAGTAGTCCCATGCTAGACAAGTACGGGTTCGGTATGAGCAAGATATCAGGGGCGAGTGCCGCTAAAGCCGGAAATCAACCTAGCGGTGTCGGtggaccttcttatccCCCTACGCAACCAAAAAAGAGCGCGACAACCGAGGCGATCGGCACTGATTTAGAAAACGTCAAGCtcggagaaggaagctcGTTAAAATGGGAAAAAACCGCCACCCCGGCGCCTGCCCCTCCGAAAGGACCGTCTTTGCTCTCCCAACAACTGCATCACCCTCCCGCTTCCCCGCCGCTCAATCCCTCCGTCCCATCTGGCTCTGCTAGCGTCTCAACCAACCATACAATCAACACCGCAACCGACGAAACTGAAGTTTCCACACCCGCTACCACACCTGATCACGTCACCCGCCTCTCTGACGAACGTGCACCCGAAGCTGGGGACCCGACCACCCTCCCGCCCCCGTTTCCTTATGACCCGGTTAGTTTGGAGAGGATAACGGTCAAGATAGCGGATTTGGGGAATGCTTGTTGGGTGGATCATCATTTCACGAATGATATTCAGACAAGACAGTATCGGTGTCCGGAGATTATCCTTGGGACAAGATGGGATGAGTCCGTTGACATGTGGAGTGCGGCATGCTTG TTCTTTGAGCTTTTGACAGGTGATTACCTGTTTGATCCTCAACCTGGCGTCAAATACGACAAAGACGACGACCACATTGCACAAATCATGGAATTATTGGGTGAGATGCCGCGATCACTAGCTTTATCCGGAAAATACAGCCATGAAATTTTCAACCGTCGGG GTGAACTCCGGCATATTAACCGACTCCGTTTTTGGCCCCTAACCTCCGTCCTCAAAGAAAAATACCTCATGGAACACGAGGACGCTGAACTCttatcttccttcctcatgCCAATGCTTGCTTACCTTCCGGGCCAACGAGCGAAAGCGTCAGATTTGTTGAACCACCCATGGTTGGAAGGGGTGGTGGTGCAAGGCGAGTTGGAGATGGCGCAAAGTCTGCATAAGAGCTGA